Proteins from a single region of Bacillus carboniphilus:
- a CDS encoding GNAT family N-acetyltransferase, whose product MEIHNNDEVFHIKLAKEDDLQIVLDLVVNAAEWLQSKNTTQWEYYLTNLEENTPEIFDSIHNTYILMKDNIPVASVTLETSPNEWDRDIWGDEANEEGVIYLHRLVVHRNYAGVGLGTKLLEWSERFCAEKGNKAIRFDCLASNKGLNDFYQRRYKLKDIANIYGQHSKYEVML is encoded by the coding sequence ATGGAGATTCATAATAACGACGAGGTCTTCCACATAAAGCTTGCAAAGGAAGATGACTTACAAATAGTATTAGATTTAGTTGTGAACGCTGCAGAATGGCTCCAATCCAAAAACACAACCCAATGGGAGTACTATTTAACCAACCTGGAAGAGAATACTCCGGAAATTTTTGATTCCATCCATAACACCTATATTTTAATGAAAGACAACATTCCTGTTGCCTCTGTGACACTCGAAACCTCACCTAATGAATGGGACCGTGATATTTGGGGTGATGAGGCAAACGAAGAGGGTGTTATTTACTTACATAGGCTTGTTGTTCATAGGAATTATGCTGGAGTAGGCTTGGGTACAAAATTATTGGAATGGTCGGAGCGTTTTTGTGCTGAAAAAGGAAATAAGGCCATTCGCTTTGATTGTTTAGCTAGCAACAAAGGTCTCAATGATTTTTACCAAAGGAGATATAAATTGAAAGATATCGCAAACATATACGGACAGCATAGTAAGTATGAGGTTATGTTGTAG
- a CDS encoding carbon-nitrogen hydrolase family protein: MKFRVSAVQYELKTIQSFEEFAQQSEHYVKTAQEFGADFVLFPEFFTTQLMSIGDHNGNALTINELPDFTSRYLELFSSLAIQTKMYIVGGTHVIRRGEKLYNVAHLFYPDGRIGEQAKLHITPTEVHEWNMAPGEDFKIFETEKGKIAILTCYDIEFPEIVRMAKAKGADVIFCPSCTDDRHGFYRVRYTSHARAVENQVYVVLTGTVGSLPTVDFMRANYGQAAIISPNDIPFPPRGILAEGEINNDMVITADLDLSLLYEVRERGAVTTWRDRRTDLYTDWEKEELMKESQKEESNLIVE; encoded by the coding sequence ATGAAGTTTCGAGTTTCCGCAGTTCAGTATGAATTAAAGACCATTCAGTCATTTGAAGAGTTTGCACAACAATCAGAGCACTATGTAAAAACAGCTCAAGAATTTGGAGCAGATTTTGTATTGTTTCCAGAGTTTTTTACAACTCAACTTATGTCCATTGGTGACCACAATGGAAATGCCCTAACGATAAATGAATTACCTGATTTTACTTCTCGATATTTAGAGTTATTCTCATCACTAGCGATCCAGACGAAGATGTATATTGTAGGTGGGACTCATGTAATCCGACGTGGTGAAAAATTGTATAATGTTGCCCATCTTTTTTATCCAGATGGACGTATTGGGGAGCAAGCAAAGCTGCATATAACACCTACTGAAGTCCATGAATGGAATATGGCTCCTGGTGAGGATTTCAAAATTTTTGAAACGGAAAAAGGAAAAATTGCGATTCTTACTTGTTATGATATTGAGTTTCCTGAAATCGTGCGTATGGCAAAAGCAAAAGGGGCTGACGTAATATTCTGTCCTTCTTGTACGGATGATCGACATGGCTTTTATCGTGTTCGATATACAAGTCATGCGAGAGCGGTGGAAAACCAGGTGTACGTGGTACTTACTGGAACAGTAGGCTCTCTTCCAACCGTTGATTTTATGAGAGCAAACTATGGGCAGGCAGCCATCATCTCTCCTAATGATATTCCCTTCCCACCTCGTGGAATATTGGCAGAAGGGGAAATCAACAATGACATGGTTATAACAGCTGATTTAGACTTAAGCCTTTTATATGAGGTAAGAGAAAGAGGCGCTGTTACTACATGGAGAGATCGACGAACAGATTTATATACGGATTGGGAAAAAGAAGAACTGATGAAAGAATCACAAAAAGAGGAATCCAACCTAATCGTTGAGTAG
- a CDS encoding helix-turn-helix domain-containing protein, producing the protein MEQTKMVEKAIEYMKEHIEEEITTEELANYVGYSTYHFIRIFKEITGVPPRHFLSAIRIESSKQLLLHSSSTHLKTLLSIGFRSIGSFSSRFKQFVGISPKKFRKEQDTYVTHLELYQEKKTNSGVQGYKKPPLMTCHIKTPDYFKGILFVGLFPRPIPDQRPIVGTAISHTTRYCVFTDIPPGEYFVLAAGLRWGMNPKHYFLSEQSIRGKSDQISVKMDSILDVKVELREPLPYDPPILINLPLLLFEKDRK; encoded by the coding sequence ATGGAACAGACGAAGATGGTTGAGAAAGCAATTGAATATATGAAGGAACACATTGAAGAAGAGATTACGACTGAAGAACTAGCAAACTATGTTGGTTATAGTACCTATCATTTTATCCGGATTTTTAAAGAAATCACAGGAGTCCCCCCTAGACACTTTCTTTCTGCCATTCGCATCGAATCAAGCAAGCAGCTCCTGCTACATTCTTCCTCGACGCATTTAAAGACACTCCTATCTATTGGATTTCGAAGTATCGGTTCCTTCTCTTCCCGCTTTAAACAGTTTGTAGGAATTTCCCCTAAGAAATTTAGGAAGGAACAAGATACATATGTAACACATCTTGAGCTTTACCAGGAAAAGAAGACCAACTCTGGGGTACAAGGCTATAAGAAGCCTCCTTTAATGACTTGTCATATTAAAACTCCAGATTATTTTAAAGGAATCCTTTTTGTAGGTTTATTCCCCCGCCCTATTCCTGACCAGCGTCCTATAGTCGGAACCGCTATCAGCCATACTACACGTTATTGTGTGTTCACAGATATTCCACCTGGTGAGTATTTTGTGTTGGCTGCTGGACTACGTTGGGGAATGAATCCAAAGCATTATTTCTTATCGGAGCAATCAATCCGGGGAAAATCAGACCAGATTTCAGTGAAAATGGACTCCATATTAGATGTGAAAGTTGAATTACGAGAGCCCTTGCCATACGATCCACCAATCTTGATTAACCTTCCTTTATTACTGTTTGAAAAAGATCGAAAATAG
- a CDS encoding S9 family peptidase translates to MVQFPKPDVEQFFRTLLVQDFVVRPDEKQIVLSTNLNGHYNLWAMDLPNQFPYPLTFKNQSSQALHYAKSGEFMVVGFDQDGDENTQLYALQPHGGELVPLRVQEKERHFFANLSKDGKRLYYTGTKENPRFLNTYIYNLETGEEEKILEGKEAPSFLAAVSPEEKSFVFIKSFGNTYSLAYAHADGEDLLLTPVTKDQHTTSNPVYVSENEIYFLTDYDADLSYLAKFDLQTKEFTKVLEVEEEDFSTIKYNKNQNVLYLVGSYGVEDRFYQYDLSNGELKQLTTPSSVIAKVVVMESGNLYALGRDATRPFNIFKSTDQGATWEELTHYRVPGVADEELVEPEVLKYPSFDGLEIEALFFRAKEDNSNGHVILWPHGGPQSLERKWFRARFQFLINRGFSIFAPNFRGSSNYGLKFMKMVEGDWGHGPRLDNVEGLEWLIKNGYADRDKILLMGGSYGGYMALLLHGRHAEYFKAVVDIFGVSNLFSFYESVPEFWKPFMNQWVGDPVKDKEKLTEYSPITHLDGMVKPMLVIQGANDPRVVKEESDQIVDALREKGRDVEYLVLEDEGHGFTKKENEIKVDRKILEFFDRFVD, encoded by the coding sequence ATGGTTCAATTTCCGAAGCCAGATGTAGAACAGTTTTTTCGAACTCTTTTAGTTCAAGATTTCGTAGTAAGACCAGATGAAAAACAGATTGTATTAAGTACAAATTTAAACGGTCACTATAACCTATGGGCAATGGATTTACCTAATCAATTTCCATATCCATTAACATTTAAAAACCAAAGTTCACAAGCACTTCATTATGCAAAATCAGGGGAGTTTATGGTAGTTGGTTTTGATCAGGATGGCGATGAGAATACGCAATTATACGCGCTTCAACCTCACGGGGGTGAGTTAGTTCCTCTACGGGTCCAAGAAAAAGAACGTCATTTCTTTGCGAACCTCTCAAAAGATGGAAAACGTTTATACTACACGGGGACCAAAGAGAATCCTAGATTTTTAAATACATATATTTATAACCTAGAAACAGGTGAAGAAGAAAAGATTTTGGAAGGAAAAGAGGCACCTTCTTTCTTAGCCGCTGTAAGTCCTGAAGAAAAAAGTTTTGTTTTTATTAAGAGTTTCGGTAATACTTACTCTTTGGCATATGCTCATGCAGATGGTGAAGATCTGTTGCTTACACCCGTTACGAAAGATCAACATACAACATCAAATCCAGTGTATGTGTCAGAAAATGAAATTTACTTCCTAACAGATTATGATGCGGACCTTTCTTACTTAGCAAAGTTTGATCTTCAAACTAAGGAGTTTACAAAGGTTCTTGAGGTGGAGGAAGAAGATTTTTCTACCATTAAATATAACAAAAATCAAAATGTATTGTATCTAGTGGGATCTTATGGAGTCGAAGACCGTTTTTATCAGTATGACCTTTCAAATGGTGAGCTAAAGCAGCTAACAACACCGTCAAGTGTCATTGCCAAAGTTGTCGTGATGGAAAGTGGAAACCTATATGCACTTGGTCGTGATGCTACTCGACCATTCAATATTTTCAAATCGACAGACCAAGGTGCTACATGGGAAGAATTAACGCATTATCGAGTTCCAGGAGTAGCAGACGAGGAGTTAGTTGAACCAGAAGTATTAAAATACCCATCGTTTGACGGTCTTGAAATTGAAGCTCTTTTCTTTAGAGCAAAAGAAGATAACTCCAATGGACATGTGATTTTATGGCCACATGGTGGACCTCAATCACTAGAAAGAAAATGGTTCCGTGCTCGTTTTCAGTTCTTAATTAACAGAGGATTTTCTATCTTTGCTCCAAACTTCAGAGGGTCTTCTAACTATGGACTTAAGTTCATGAAGATGGTTGAAGGAGATTGGGGACATGGGCCTCGACTAGATAATGTTGAGGGACTAGAGTGGTTAATTAAAAATGGCTATGCAGACAGAGACAAAATCCTTCTTATGGGTGGAAGTTACGGTGGTTACATGGCACTGCTTTTACACGGTCGCCACGCAGAGTACTTCAAGGCAGTGGTCGATATTTTCGGAGTAAGTAACCTCTTCTCCTTTTACGAGTCTGTTCCTGAATTCTGGAAGCCGTTTATGAATCAATGGGTAGGAGACCCTGTTAAAGATAAAGAAAAACTGACAGAGTATTCGCCGATTACACACTTAGATGGAATGGTGAAACCAATGCTTGTTATTCAAGGAGCGAATGATCCTCGTGTTGTAAAAGAGGAGTCAGACCAAATCGTGGATGCTCTACGTGAAAAGGGTCGTGATGTAGAGTACTTAGTACTTGAAGATGAAGGGCACGGCTTTACGAAGAAAGAAAATGAAATTAAAGTAGACCGCAAAATATTAGAGTTTTTTGATCGGTTTGTAGACTAA
- a CDS encoding TetR/AcrR family transcriptional regulator: MAPKISSQAKEEKKIAILKAALECFSQKGYHATSVDDVVNYTNLSKGSIYNYFSSKEEMFISLITRQTEETMHKLQNALQELQSPTEKLKYLVNLDIPFRENKRKMMRVMIEFWTYSADNEQTKDIMVKRFQKVIDLTKGIFEEGKTKGEFRKDLDAEVAASMYWGLHDGIWVHSLVLDDPKLVERKIKELEETIMRYVK, translated from the coding sequence TTGGCTCCTAAGATTTCAAGTCAGGCTAAAGAAGAAAAGAAAATAGCCATTTTAAAAGCCGCATTAGAATGCTTTTCCCAGAAGGGATACCACGCCACTTCTGTGGATGATGTAGTGAACTACACAAATTTAAGCAAAGGGTCTATTTACAACTACTTTAGTAGTAAAGAAGAAATGTTTATCAGTTTAATTACCCGTCAAACTGAAGAAACGATGCATAAGCTTCAAAATGCTCTTCAGGAATTACAAAGTCCAACCGAAAAATTAAAGTATCTCGTTAACTTAGATATCCCTTTCAGAGAAAATAAAAGAAAAATGATGCGAGTCATGATTGAGTTTTGGACGTATTCTGCAGATAATGAGCAAACGAAGGATATTATGGTTAAACGGTTTCAAAAGGTCATCGATTTAACAAAGGGGATTTTTGAAGAAGGGAAAACGAAGGGGGAGTTTAGGAAAGACCTAGATGCCGAAGTGGCAGCCAGTATGTATTGGGGTCTTCACGATGGAATTTGGGTTCACTCTTTAGTATTAGATGATCCCAAATTAGTGGAAAGAAAGATTAAGGAGTTAGAAGAAACGATTATGAGGTATGTAAAATAA
- a CDS encoding DUF899 family protein, with protein MPQTVISKQIEELEANIHEKKKQLAELRKSLPEKQVSDYSFITPSNQPVQLSELFGDKDELLIVHNMGKACAYCTVWADGFSGIYHHIARKAAFVLESPDAPTVLADFTAERHWTFPVVSSANTTFKEDMGFAKGKQYMPGVSVIRKDENGMMYQGATSFFGPGDDFCAVWPMFDLLPSGYSDYRPSKELNERAPFRLTNNIAVQVKDYDKALDFYQNVIGMSVSEEMINEKKLTLGGLNIYVENQPSHEKAGQVFFEYSVKNFAEVKETLEKAGCVVTKVFSEKSMMYKDPYGLQFHLFEGTK; from the coding sequence ATGCCACAAACTGTTATATCAAAGCAAATTGAAGAACTCGAAGCGAATATTCATGAAAAGAAGAAGCAATTGGCTGAGCTACGTAAATCACTACCTGAAAAACAAGTCAGTGATTATTCATTCATAACTCCTAGCAATCAGCCGGTTCAGCTTTCTGAACTATTTGGAGATAAAGATGAACTTTTGATTGTTCATAATATGGGAAAGGCTTGTGCCTATTGCACCGTTTGGGCTGATGGCTTTTCTGGAATCTATCATCACATTGCTAGAAAAGCTGCTTTCGTATTGGAGTCACCAGATGCTCCAACTGTTTTAGCTGATTTTACAGCAGAAAGACATTGGACTTTCCCAGTTGTTTCTTCTGCAAACACTACCTTTAAAGAAGATATGGGCTTTGCAAAAGGTAAACAATATATGCCCGGTGTTTCTGTTATCCGAAAAGATGAAAACGGGATGATGTATCAAGGAGCAACCTCCTTCTTTGGTCCGGGAGATGATTTTTGTGCTGTATGGCCAATGTTTGATTTATTACCATCCGGATATAGTGACTATCGCCCTTCAAAAGAATTAAATGAGCGAGCACCCTTCCGTTTGACAAACAATATAGCTGTGCAAGTAAAGGATTACGACAAAGCATTGGATTTTTATCAGAATGTGATCGGAATGTCAGTCAGTGAAGAAATGATCAATGAGAAAAAGTTAACTTTAGGTGGTCTAAATATTTATGTAGAAAACCAACCAAGCCATGAAAAAGCTGGACAAGTATTCTTTGAGTATTCCGTTAAAAATTTTGCTGAAGTTAAAGAAACATTAGAAAAGGCTGGATGTGTAGTCACTAAAGTTTTTAGCGAGAAAAGTATGATGTATAAGGACCCCTACGGTCTACAGTTCCACCTATTTGAGGGAACAAAATAG
- a CDS encoding DUF4188 domain-containing protein, with the protein MGKEIQNGRFMAKSGEEVVVFVIGMRINKWWAIHKWWPVFTAMPAMLRELYTHKELGFLSMETTMNFRTIMLVQYWKSFEDLQKYARGDLHLKAWRNFYQKLSQSSAVGIYHETYQIKPGSYECIYANMPSFGLSKAIGSEAITPKFQSANKRMNG; encoded by the coding sequence ATGGGAAAAGAAATTCAAAACGGTCGGTTTATGGCAAAATCAGGGGAAGAAGTAGTGGTATTTGTAATTGGAATGAGAATTAATAAATGGTGGGCGATTCATAAATGGTGGCCTGTTTTTACAGCAATGCCTGCAATGTTGCGAGAACTGTACACTCATAAAGAATTAGGTTTTCTTTCTATGGAAACCACGATGAATTTCAGGACCATAATGCTGGTCCAATATTGGAAGTCATTTGAGGACTTACAAAAATACGCTAGAGGAGATTTACATCTCAAGGCTTGGAGGAATTTTTACCAAAAGTTAAGCCAGTCATCTGCCGTTGGTATCTATCATGAAACCTATCAGATTAAGCCTGGTAGCTATGAATGTATTTATGCAAACATGCCATCCTTTGGTCTATCGAAAGCGATTGGATCTGAGGCGATTACCCCTAAGTTTCAATCTGCTAATAAAAGGATGAATGGGTAA
- a CDS encoding YjcZ family sporulation protein, whose amino-acid sequence MKVVCILGNSGNGMGFVLLVVLFILLIIVGSSYGNGGY is encoded by the coding sequence ATAAAGGTGGTGTGCATATTGGGTAATAGTGGTAATGGAATGGGCTTTGTGCTCCTAGTCGTTCTTTTTATCCTTCTAATCATTGTAGGATCTTCCTACGGTAACGGTGGATACTAG
- a CDS encoding sigma factor produces the protein MANQFIEKFVEIEADLKRHCYHLANGSRWEAEDLFQETMIRAHLSMEQKPDREMNKFYLRRIATHLWIDDYRSNKHSPTIDYEEAIGRGKWDIHLTTYEVFEYLSQHLTAKQMMLVLLIDGFGFKAKETAILLHSTEGAVKEGLKRARHRLKELKTKETVRPIAYTQSPTVTPALFKALLEGFRTGNPETMCDAYLTLLKNGVGIKDIKQSQGVYYFTFRDPDGHLIKFSTEIFF, from the coding sequence ATGGCAAATCAATTTATCGAGAAGTTTGTAGAAATAGAAGCCGACTTGAAAAGGCATTGTTATCATCTGGCCAATGGTTCTAGATGGGAAGCTGAAGATTTATTTCAAGAAACCATGATTCGTGCACACTTATCGATGGAGCAGAAACCAGACAGAGAGATGAATAAGTTTTATCTAAGACGAATTGCTACCCATCTTTGGATTGATGATTACCGCAGCAACAAACATTCTCCTACAATTGATTATGAGGAAGCAATTGGGAGAGGCAAATGGGATATTCATCTTACAACCTATGAAGTATTTGAATATCTATCCCAGCATTTAACAGCCAAACAAATGATGTTAGTTCTGTTAATAGACGGATTTGGCTTCAAAGCCAAAGAGACCGCTATCCTCCTTCATAGTACAGAAGGTGCTGTCAAAGAAGGATTGAAAAGAGCAAGACATAGATTAAAAGAATTAAAAACAAAAGAAACAGTTAGACCCATTGCATATACCCAATCCCCCACTGTAACGCCAGCTTTATTTAAAGCCTTGTTAGAGGGATTTCGTACTGGAAACCCAGAGACGATGTGTGATGCCTATTTAACTCTCTTAAAAAATGGTGTTGGAATCAAAGATATAAAACAGTCACAAGGTGTTTACTATTTTACTTTTCGAGATCCAGATGGCCATTTAATAAAATTTTCTACAGAAATATTTTTTTAA
- a CDS encoding VOC family protein codes for MLNEMCVLTVKVANIKESIQFYTEVLGFEVNKHYGDCIVSLNHKEIPIVLEEAPDVELQPKQNVLPGFVSSNLDQDIEVLRSKGVKILFDEPRPCPPGRYTVIEDPTGNQIELLEFSN; via the coding sequence ATGTTAAATGAAATGTGTGTATTAACAGTAAAAGTAGCAAATATTAAAGAATCTATTCAATTTTATACAGAGGTGCTAGGTTTTGAAGTAAACAAGCATTATGGAGATTGTATTGTAAGTTTAAATCATAAAGAGATTCCGATTGTTCTTGAAGAAGCCCCAGATGTTGAGCTCCAACCGAAGCAAAATGTGTTGCCTGGGTTTGTTTCGTCTAACTTAGATCAAGATATTGAGGTTTTGCGTTCAAAAGGCGTGAAAATCCTTTTTGATGAACCAAGACCATGTCCTCCAGGAAGATATACAGTCATCGAGGACCCAACCGGAAATCAAATTGAGCTTCTCGAGTTTTCAAACTAA
- a CDS encoding GNAT family N-acetyltransferase, translating into MEYTRITSISDPLFKKMHNLMKEIFPKEEVLEFDLWKEPLEDPGIRVFVAVNEGDVVGATEYRYYPDWNIAMTDFTIIGKPGLGIGPFLAQHREKDLKNLAQENGKTLYGMFAEIYNPYVVENHEFGGVKPMDPYVRREVLSHLGYKKLNFTYVHPSWNNDGEAVIGLDLCFLPTNPQQTELQSTLIVQFLQRYYSVLSEKPEEWVHMIQRLEDLESVELLPL; encoded by the coding sequence ATGGAATATACACGCATTACTTCAATTTCTGATCCACTATTTAAAAAGATGCACAATTTAATGAAAGAAATCTTCCCAAAAGAAGAAGTGTTAGAGTTTGATTTATGGAAGGAACCTTTAGAAGATCCAGGAATTCGTGTATTTGTTGCAGTTAATGAAGGTGACGTGGTAGGTGCAACAGAATACCGCTATTATCCGGACTGGAATATTGCCATGACCGACTTTACGATTATAGGGAAGCCTGGATTAGGGATTGGGCCTTTCCTAGCTCAACATCGGGAGAAGGATTTAAAGAATCTTGCTCAAGAAAATGGAAAAACCTTATACGGAATGTTTGCTGAAATCTATAATCCATATGTAGTAGAAAACCACGAGTTCGGTGGTGTAAAGCCGATGGACCCTTATGTCCGTCGTGAAGTTCTCTCTCACTTGGGTTATAAGAAGCTGAACTTTACTTATGTCCATCCATCTTGGAATAATGATGGGGAAGCTGTCATTGGTTTAGACCTTTGTTTTCTACCAACGAATCCACAGCAAACAGAATTGCAATCTACACTAATTGTACAGTTTTTACAAAGATACTATTCTGTTCTCTCCGAAAAACCAGAGGAATGGGTTCATATGATTCAAAGGTTAGAAGATTTAGAATCAGTAGAACTATTACCACTATAA
- a CDS encoding PadR family transcriptional regulator, which produces MAKENYTKYVLLGLITTNCRSGYAIKQIIDNSISHFWKISYGQIYPNLKKLVDDGLAVVEDTSQEGKPDKKEYFITDAGREELQRWLQQPIEEIPTVKNELLLKLYFSRHQPTEIAIEQVRFYQVELASRLKTYEQIERVIQNTGEGTEDAMYWLITLDYGLRTTRAMVEWCEDTIKKLREK; this is translated from the coding sequence ATGGCAAAAGAAAACTATACAAAATATGTGTTACTAGGTTTAATTACGACCAATTGTCGAAGTGGTTATGCTATTAAGCAAATAATTGACAACAGCATCTCCCACTTTTGGAAAATTAGCTATGGTCAAATATACCCCAATTTGAAGAAGCTTGTAGATGATGGTTTAGCGGTCGTGGAGGATACGAGTCAGGAAGGAAAGCCGGATAAAAAAGAATATTTTATTACAGATGCAGGTAGGGAAGAACTTCAAAGGTGGCTTCAACAACCAATAGAGGAGATCCCCACAGTTAAAAATGAACTGTTGTTAAAGTTATATTTCAGTAGACATCAGCCCACTGAAATTGCAATAGAACAAGTGCGTTTTTATCAGGTTGAACTGGCAAGTCGTCTAAAAACGTATGAACAAATTGAAAGAGTGATTCAAAACACAGGTGAGGGTACAGAGGATGCGATGTACTGGCTTATTACACTGGATTATGGTTTGCGGACTACAAGAGCAATGGTCGAATGGTGCGAAGATACAATCAAGAAGTTAAGAGAAAAATAA
- a CDS encoding VOC family protein, whose amino-acid sequence MFKEMTIQFRVSNIKEGLNWYQTLLKRKPDFIPHEGFAEWELVKGSWLQVAEGDPSSGCGPLRVGVNNIEMERSRLINELGIEPFEIYSREGVPVKWATFSDPWGNQLGFFEYLEKD is encoded by the coding sequence GTGTTTAAAGAAATGACGATTCAATTTAGAGTCAGTAATATTAAAGAAGGTCTTAACTGGTATCAAACGTTACTAAAAAGAAAACCAGATTTTATTCCGCATGAAGGCTTTGCAGAATGGGAGCTAGTAAAAGGAAGTTGGTTACAGGTAGCAGAAGGCGACCCTTCATCCGGCTGTGGACCTTTAAGAGTTGGGGTTAACAATATAGAAATGGAGCGTAGCAGACTAATAAATGAACTCGGTATTGAACCATTTGAGATTTATTCAAGAGAAGGCGTTCCAGTTAAATGGGCAACCTTTTCAGATCCGTGGGGAAATCAGTTAGGGTTCTTCGAATATTTAGAGAAGGACTAA
- a CDS encoding P1 family peptidase: MKVRDRGIVVGRLNPGKKNCITDVSGVKVGHVTLDYPLTEDKTEHACTGVTAILPHGGNLFKEKVTAASYVLNGFGKTAGLVQVNELGVIESPIMLTNTLAVPAVSHGTIQHMLEENPEIGDTTGTINVVVGECNDSHLNSIRLLPVQPEHAREAIQKATTDQAQEGAVGAGKGMVCFGYKGGIGSSSRVVKVDESGETFTVGSLVLSNFGKKEEFQKAKYWASEQDGRKALDETADGSIMIVLATDAPVSDRQLGRLAKRCGIGLGRTGSHFSHGSGDIVIAFSTANKTSHFSNEYIEAKAQLREDHPIMNLLFTAVAEATEEAILNSLSQAETTKGRKGHVVHQFPFN, encoded by the coding sequence ATGAAAGTAAGAGATAGGGGTATTGTGGTTGGTAGATTAAATCCTGGGAAGAAAAATTGTATAACGGATGTTTCTGGAGTTAAGGTGGGGCATGTGACATTAGATTATCCATTAACTGAGGACAAAACTGAGCATGCATGCACAGGGGTAACGGCCATCTTGCCTCATGGAGGAAATCTTTTTAAAGAAAAAGTAACGGCCGCAAGCTATGTACTAAATGGGTTTGGTAAAACAGCGGGTCTTGTTCAGGTGAACGAGTTAGGTGTCATTGAATCACCGATTATGCTAACGAATACCCTGGCAGTTCCTGCTGTTTCACATGGTACGATCCAACATATGCTCGAAGAAAACCCTGAAATTGGTGATACGACAGGAACCATAAATGTAGTCGTTGGAGAATGTAATGATAGCCATCTCAATTCGATTCGACTTTTACCGGTTCAACCAGAACATGCTAGGGAAGCGATTCAAAAAGCGACAACAGACCAAGCTCAAGAAGGAGCAGTGGGGGCTGGAAAAGGGATGGTGTGCTTTGGCTATAAAGGGGGAATTGGATCTTCCTCTCGTGTTGTAAAGGTAGATGAGAGTGGAGAAACTTTTACTGTGGGTAGCTTAGTCCTATCTAACTTTGGTAAAAAAGAAGAATTCCAAAAGGCCAAATATTGGGCATCTGAACAGGACGGCAGGAAAGCTTTAGACGAAACAGCTGATGGTTCCATCATGATTGTTTTGGCTACTGATGCACCAGTCAGTGACCGCCAATTGGGTAGATTAGCCAAAAGATGCGGGATTGGATTAGGAAGAACTGGAAGTCATTTTAGCCATGGAAGCGGAGATATTGTCATTGCTTTTTCAACAGCTAATAAAACGTCGCATTTCTCAAATGAATATATAGAGGCTAAAGCTCAACTTAGGGAAGATCACCCTATTATGAACTTGCTTTTTACGGCAGTTGCGGAGGCAACAGAGGAAGCAATTTTGAACTCTCTATCACAGGCTGAAACAACGAAAGGTAGAAAAGGGCACGTTGTTCATCAGTTTCCGTTTAACTAA